A section of the Virgibacillus sp. NKC19-3 genome encodes:
- a CDS encoding MDR family MFS transporter: protein MENTQQQTFDWKKYIPLFAVLLSGAFVTILNQTLLGTALPPIMQDLNLSESTAQWLQSVFMLVNGIMIPVTAFLIDKFTTRKLFMTAMGLFTLGTFIAAISPNFSFLMVGRILQASGAGIMMPLMQTILFLTFPVHRRGTAMGLFGLVIAFAPAIGPSLSGWLVDQFPWRSVFYVVLPIAILDIIAAYFLLKNVTELKKPKLDILSVILSTIGFGSLLYGFSVAGDAGWLSLQVVLTMAVGIISLYWFITRQLKLKEPLLEFRVFKHGTFTLATALGMVVFAAMIGTNVILPLYMQNMIGFSALESGLVLLPGAIIMGFSNPITGYLFDRFGGKWLARSGLLLLSLTTFAFTNLSADTSFAYLATMNAIRMISIAMVMMPMTTLALNQLPNDLIPHGTAMNNTFRQVAGSVGTAVLVTIMSTAAIPGEDVSGIIHGVNVSFIVAAFTAVLGFVLSFKLKEEVKPGDRKM, encoded by the coding sequence ATGGAAAACACACAACAACAAACATTTGATTGGAAAAAATATATTCCGCTTTTCGCGGTGTTATTATCTGGTGCTTTCGTTACTATTTTGAATCAGACGCTGCTTGGGACTGCACTTCCACCCATCATGCAAGATCTCAATTTAAGTGAGAGTACAGCACAATGGCTGCAGTCTGTTTTTATGCTCGTTAACGGGATTATGATTCCTGTTACAGCCTTTTTAATCGACAAATTCACCACACGTAAGTTATTTATGACTGCAATGGGACTATTTACCCTAGGAACCTTTATTGCAGCAATTTCGCCAAACTTTTCATTTTTAATGGTTGGCCGGATTTTACAAGCTTCAGGAGCAGGAATTATGATGCCACTGATGCAGACCATTCTGTTCCTTACTTTCCCCGTACACAGAAGAGGTACAGCGATGGGATTATTTGGACTTGTTATCGCGTTCGCCCCGGCAATTGGTCCGAGTCTCTCGGGTTGGTTAGTGGATCAGTTCCCATGGCGTAGTGTATTTTATGTTGTACTGCCGATTGCTATTTTAGATATTATAGCAGCTTATTTCTTATTGAAAAACGTGACAGAACTGAAGAAACCAAAATTGGATATTTTATCGGTTATTCTTTCGACGATTGGATTCGGCTCACTTTTATACGGCTTCAGTGTCGCTGGTGATGCAGGATGGCTCAGTCTTCAGGTTGTATTAACAATGGCTGTCGGTATTATTTCTCTCTACTGGTTCATTACAAGACAACTGAAATTGAAAGAGCCGCTGCTCGAATTCAGGGTGTTCAAACATGGAACATTCACATTAGCAACTGCTCTTGGCATGGTTGTCTTTGCAGCGATGATTGGGACAAACGTTATTTTGCCATTATACATGCAGAATATGATTGGCTTCTCGGCACTCGAATCTGGACTTGTGTTGTTGCCCGGAGCCATTATTATGGGATTCTCCAATCCGATTACCGGCTACCTTTTTGATAGGTTTGGAGGTAAGTGGCTTGCTCGAAGTGGCTTGTTGCTACTATCCTTGACAACTTTTGCATTTACGAATTTATCCGCGGATACAAGCTTCGCCTATCTGGCAACTATGAATGCTATTCGAATGATCTCGATTGCCATGGTTATGATGCCGATGACGACTTTGGCATTGAACCAGTTGCCTAACGATCTGATTCCGCACGGTACAGCAATGAATAACACATTCCGCCAAGTAGCCGGCTCCGTCGGTACAGCTGTTCTTGTCACCATCATGTCTACTGCCGCTATCCCTGGCGAGGATGTAAGTGGTATTATTCATGGTGTGAATGTTTCCTTTATCGTAGCGGCATTCACAGCTGTCCTCGGGTTCGTCCTTTCCTTTAAATTAAAAGAAGAGGTAAAACCAGGAGATCGTAAAATGTAA
- a CDS encoding MDR family MFS transporter, producing MQSFNKTPIIIVLLTGGFISILNQTTMITAIPPIMTEMDVSANTGQWLTTVFMLVNGVMIPVTAFLMERFTTRQLFITAMSVFAVGTAFSAIAPNFGMLLLGRTIQSSGAGVIMPLMQTVFLLLFPVRNRGVAMGLVGLVISFAPAIGPALSGWIITNFSWRAVFFIILPIAIIVILLAAKVLRNVTELTYPKLDMLSIILSSFGFGGFLYGFTSAGNNGWGSIITITTLVVGAVSLVFFIIRQLRMKTPMLEFRVFKNPIFTLSTIIPMIAFMGLIGTETLIPLYMQNTRGFTAMEAGIALLPGALMNGMMSPITGRIFDRFGARWLSVIGLTIITVTTFVFANLGPSTSMLMITIMYAIRMFGLSMVMMPVTTAGLNQLPRELIPHGTAMTNTMRQVAASIGTAIVITVMTTTEVSGQHNPAISYPMIHGVNVAFMVITLLSVIGVVLSFFIKRGNPPTEEEGHELRE from the coding sequence GTGCAATCATTTAATAAAACACCCATCATTATTGTGCTTCTTACAGGTGGGTTCATTTCAATTTTAAACCAAACAACGATGATCACTGCGATCCCGCCGATTATGACGGAAATGGATGTGAGTGCCAATACCGGGCAATGGCTGACGACTGTTTTCATGCTCGTCAACGGCGTGATGATTCCTGTCACGGCGTTTTTAATGGAGCGATTCACGACAAGGCAGCTATTTATTACTGCAATGAGTGTGTTTGCGGTTGGGACAGCTTTTTCCGCCATTGCTCCGAATTTTGGTATGTTACTCTTGGGCAGAACCATTCAATCTAGTGGAGCGGGTGTGATCATGCCGCTGATGCAGACTGTATTTTTATTGCTTTTTCCTGTTAGAAACCGTGGAGTGGCAATGGGACTGGTGGGGCTTGTAATTTCCTTCGCTCCGGCGATTGGTCCTGCTTTGTCCGGCTGGATTATTACCAATTTTTCATGGCGTGCGGTATTTTTTATTATCCTACCTATTGCAATCATCGTCATTCTACTTGCTGCCAAAGTGCTGAGGAACGTTACGGAATTGACGTATCCGAAACTGGATATGTTATCGATCATCCTGTCATCTTTCGGCTTTGGTGGATTTTTATATGGATTTACAAGTGCGGGCAACAATGGTTGGGGAAGTATTATCACGATTACGACGCTGGTTGTTGGCGCTGTTTCCTTAGTATTTTTCATTATCAGGCAATTACGTATGAAGACACCTATGTTAGAATTTAGGGTATTTAAGAATCCTATCTTTACCTTGTCGACGATTATTCCCATGATCGCGTTTATGGGACTAATTGGTACGGAGACATTGATTCCACTTTATATGCAAAACACGCGTGGTTTTACAGCGATGGAAGCAGGAATTGCCCTTCTTCCCGGCGCGCTCATGAATGGGATGATGTCGCCGATTACAGGTCGCATATTTGATCGTTTCGGTGCGAGATGGCTTTCGGTTATCGGGCTTACGATTATAACGGTTACCACTTTCGTCTTTGCCAATTTGGGGCCTTCCACATCGATGCTCATGATCACGATTATGTACGCGATTCGAATGTTCGGCTTATCTATGGTCATGATGCCTGTAACAACAGCTGGTTTAAACCAGCTTCCTAGAGAGCTGATTCCACATGGTACGGCGATGACTAATACCATGCGTCAGGTTGCAGCATCGATCGGAACGGCTATCGTCATCACGGTAATGACAACAACGGAAGTATCTGGACAACATAACCCTGCTATATCCTATCCGATGATTCATGGTGTCAATGTTGCCTTTATGGTTATTACATTGCTTTCGGTTATCGGTGTTGTGCTTAGCTTTTTTATCAAGAGAGGTAATCCACCTACCGAAGAGGAAGGCCATGAGTTGCGTGAATGA
- a CDS encoding aminopeptidase produces the protein MVSQKTKEKYAALALQTGVNLQKNQALMINAPIEGADFTKVVARKAYELGAKNVHINWSDDDLTLMKYENAPDDVITDYPEWKVLLHDSFAEDGAAVLNIRSTNPDLLKDIDPTRVAKANKAAAQAMKNFRSYTMNDRIAWSIISIPTGDWAQKVFPDQSREDAIESLWEAIVKIVRVDHDDPIASWDTHNATLRKAREILNNKNYKKLVFKAPGTELDIELPEGHIWKGGSAQTENGVTFNPNMPTEEVFSMPHKYGVNGTVSSTKPLNYGGSLIDNFSLTFKDGKVVDYQAEQGEDTLKHLLDSDEGARRLGEVALVPDESPVSQSGLIFYNTLFDENASCHIALGKAYPTNLKGGASMDDEQLDKHGVNDSLSHVDFMIGSAELDIDGVKADGTTEAVFRNGTWALDVK, from the coding sequence ATGGTTAGTCAGAAGACGAAAGAGAAGTATGCAGCGTTGGCATTACAGACAGGAGTTAATTTGCAAAAAAATCAAGCATTGATGATTAATGCGCCAATCGAAGGAGCAGATTTCACCAAAGTTGTCGCTCGAAAAGCATATGAATTAGGAGCAAAGAACGTACATATTAACTGGAGCGATGATGATTTAACCCTGATGAAATATGAGAATGCACCGGATGATGTGATTACGGATTACCCAGAATGGAAAGTGTTGTTGCATGACAGCTTTGCAGAAGACGGAGCAGCTGTATTAAACATACGGTCGACAAACCCGGATTTATTAAAGGATATCGACCCAACCCGTGTGGCTAAAGCAAATAAAGCAGCAGCACAAGCGATGAAGAATTTCCGTAGCTATACGATGAATGACCGTATCGCTTGGTCAATCATATCGATTCCCACTGGAGATTGGGCACAGAAGGTTTTTCCGGATCAGTCACGTGAAGATGCCATCGAAAGCCTGTGGGAAGCGATTGTGAAAATTGTTCGAGTTGATCATGACGATCCAATCGCATCCTGGGACACGCATAACGCGACACTGCGAAAAGCGCGCGAGATTTTAAATAATAAGAACTATAAGAAGTTAGTCTTCAAAGCACCTGGTACGGAACTTGATATAGAGCTGCCTGAAGGACATATCTGGAAAGGCGGATCTGCTCAAACAGAAAATGGTGTCACCTTTAATCCAAACATGCCAACAGAGGAGGTATTTTCCATGCCTCATAAATACGGAGTGAATGGTACCGTTTCGAGCACAAAACCACTAAACTATGGTGGTAGCTTAATCGATAACTTTAGCCTGACTTTCAAGGATGGAAAAGTGGTTGATTATCAGGCAGAGCAAGGAGAAGACACGCTAAAACATTTACTTGATTCTGATGAAGGTGCACGTCGGCTCGGCGAGGTAGCGCTTGTGCCGGATGAATCTCCTGTATCTCAATCCGGGTTAATTTTTTATAACACGTTATTTGATGAAAATGCATCCTGTCACATCGCGCTAGGCAAAGCATATCCAACGAATCTAAAGGGTGGTGCGTCCATGGATGATGAACAATTGGATAAGCACGGTGTTAACGATAGCTTGTCGCATGTTGACTTTATGATTGGATCCGCGGAATTAGACATCGACGGCGTAAAAGCAGACGGTACAACTGAAGCTGTGTTTCGTAACGGTACTTGGGCACTAGATGTAAAATAA
- a CDS encoding winged helix-turn-helix transcriptional regulator, whose amino-acid sequence MENLCPRFEKAMGLLSTRWVGLILFDLLKGTKRFSEMEADLPISGRLLSDRLKLLEKEGIVNRNIYSEFPVRIEYTLSDKGKDLAPVIKEIQCWADQYVTLEETTEQNV is encoded by the coding sequence ATGGAGAACTTATGTCCACGTTTTGAGAAAGCTATGGGACTTCTTAGTACACGCTGGGTTGGGCTAATTTTGTTTGATCTATTAAAAGGTACGAAACGTTTTTCCGAGATGGAAGCCGATTTGCCTATTAGCGGAAGATTGCTCTCTGATCGACTGAAACTACTCGAAAAAGAAGGTATCGTCAATCGAAATATATATTCCGAATTCCCTGTCCGTATTGAATACACCTTATCTGATAAAGGGAAAGATTTAGCACCTGTTATCAAGGAGATTCAATGCTGGGCAGATCAGTACGTGACTTTAGAAGAAACAACCGAACAAAATGTCTGA
- the bglA gene encoding 6-phospho-beta-glucosidase BglA — protein MSKLPNDFLWGGALAAHQFEGGWNAGGKGPSVIDVLTAGANGVPRRITDNVEPEEFYPNHEAIDFYHHYKEDIALFAEMDLKCLRTSIGWTRIFPQGDETEPNEEGLQFYDDVFDELLKYGIEPVITLSHFEMPLHLAREYGGFRSRKVIDAFVKFAEVVFERYKDKVTYWMTFNEINNKMDVRNPLFLWTNSGVLLKEGENAKEVMYQTAHHELVASALAVAKGKEINPNFQIGAMVSHVPIYPYTSNPEDVMLAEEYMRDRYFFPDVQVRGYYPSYALKEFERQGYHIVMEEGDDDILMNGTVDYLGFSYYMSTTVSSEVDADESSAKTNGGLPHGVENPYIQSSDWGWAIDPSGLRYTLNRFYDRYQLPMFIVENGFGAIDTVEEDGSIHDAARIAYLRSHIEALETAVNYDGVDLMGYTPWGIIDIVSFTTGEMKKRYGMIYVDRDNKGNGTMKRSKKDSFEWYKKVIRTNGEDLDYIR, from the coding sequence ATGAGTAAATTACCAAATGATTTCTTATGGGGCGGGGCATTGGCTGCGCATCAATTTGAAGGCGGCTGGAATGCCGGTGGGAAAGGACCTAGTGTGATCGATGTATTGACCGCCGGTGCCAATGGAGTGCCTAGAAGAATAACGGATAACGTGGAGCCGGAGGAATTTTATCCCAATCATGAAGCCATTGATTTCTATCATCATTACAAAGAAGATATTGCTCTATTTGCGGAAATGGACTTAAAATGCTTACGTACATCTATCGGCTGGACCCGGATTTTTCCGCAGGGGGATGAAACAGAGCCGAATGAAGAAGGACTGCAATTTTACGATGACGTATTTGATGAATTATTGAAGTATGGCATTGAGCCGGTAATTACGTTGTCTCATTTTGAAATGCCGCTGCACCTGGCTCGTGAATACGGCGGTTTCCGGAGCAGGAAAGTGATCGATGCTTTTGTAAAATTTGCTGAGGTTGTCTTTGAACGTTATAAAGACAAAGTGACCTATTGGATGACCTTCAATGAAATCAATAACAAAATGGATGTCCGTAATCCATTATTCCTTTGGACAAACTCAGGCGTCTTATTAAAAGAAGGGGAAAATGCAAAAGAAGTCATGTACCAGACGGCCCATCATGAGCTGGTAGCCAGTGCATTGGCCGTAGCGAAGGGAAAAGAGATCAACCCGAATTTCCAAATTGGTGCGATGGTTTCCCATGTCCCTATTTATCCGTACACTTCCAACCCGGAAGATGTAATGCTTGCGGAAGAATACATGCGAGATCGTTATTTCTTCCCGGATGTACAAGTTCGCGGCTATTATCCAAGCTATGCGTTGAAGGAATTTGAAAGACAAGGTTATCATATCGTGATGGAAGAAGGCGACGACGACATTCTGATGAATGGAACAGTTGATTACCTTGGCTTTAGCTATTACATGTCAACGACGGTAAGCAGTGAGGTAGATGCGGATGAATCTTCTGCAAAAACCAATGGAGGACTGCCGCATGGAGTGGAGAATCCATATATTCAATCCAGCGACTGGGGCTGGGCAATCGACCCAAGTGGTTTGCGTTATACGTTAAACCGCTTCTATGACCGTTATCAATTACCAATGTTTATTGTAGAGAATGGCTTCGGGGCAATCGATACGGTAGAAGAAGACGGTTCTATTCATGACGCAGCTCGGATAGCATACCTTCGTTCCCATATCGAAGCGTTAGAAACAGCGGTGAATTATGATGGCGTAGACTTGATGGGCTATACACCTTGGGGCATCATTGACATTGTATCTTTCACAACCGGAGAGATGAAAAAGCGTTATGGCATGATCTATGTAGATCGTGATAATAAAGGGAATGGGACCATGAAACGATCGAAGAAAGATTCCTTTGAATGGTATAAAAAAGTCATCCGGACAAATGGAGAAGATCTAGATTACATTAGATAA
- a CDS encoding beta-glucoside-specific PTS transporter subunit IIABC encodes MAENVRDYNKLAGDILEAIGGKENVVSATRCATRLRIVLRHSKPEAKEKVGSMPGVITVVENNGQFQIVIGQHVGEVYEAFADLTGETVEEDEEDQNKGTVINRVIATMSAVFAPFVYILAAAGILQGSLILINLIFPAFGNTGTYEVLDMMSWAPFTFLPIFIAMTAAKHFKVNMYIAVAATAALVTPEWTDIAGRVADGETVTFLGVALSQTTYTSSVLPALFLVWILSYLEKFLNKKIPDVISPLFVPFFSILIMVPLVLLVIGPLTTGGAHMIANGYNYLVDVFPALAGAIIGGFWQIIVIFGIHWGITPMVLANFEQYGMDSFQAYQTIAVVAQVGAVIGVMLKTKNKQTKTVSTSAGITGIFGITEPAIYGVTLRFKKPFIFGCISGAIGAIVASFFDPNYFAYAGLPSPITMVNAIDSAYPMSIWGIVIGAVIAVILPIILIQIFGFGEDTAKQADEKLAAEEGANKGNEAAENGANENTTQNEEEIASPLGGKLLALSEVPDEVFSSGAMGQGVAIKPDGNEVIAPTDGEVVFIAPSKHAIGIRTTSGVELLVHVGLETVELNGEPFTIHVEDGQKVHQGDNLITFDQDMIREKGLETVTPVIITNMGEFEEIITEDTMEIKTGDRLFSVVK; translated from the coding sequence ATGGCTGAAAATGTGAGGGATTACAATAAATTAGCTGGCGATATCCTAGAAGCAATTGGCGGAAAAGAAAACGTTGTCAGTGCTACACGTTGTGCTACCAGGCTCCGTATTGTATTAAGGCATTCCAAACCTGAAGCCAAAGAAAAGGTCGGTTCCATGCCTGGTGTTATTACTGTAGTGGAAAACAATGGACAGTTTCAAATCGTTATCGGGCAGCATGTTGGAGAGGTATATGAAGCTTTTGCAGATTTGACTGGTGAAACTGTCGAAGAAGATGAGGAGGATCAGAATAAAGGAACGGTAATAAATCGTGTAATTGCCACTATGTCGGCGGTATTTGCCCCTTTTGTATATATATTAGCAGCGGCAGGTATTTTGCAAGGGTCTTTGATTCTGATTAACCTTATATTTCCTGCATTTGGAAATACAGGAACATATGAAGTGCTGGACATGATGTCATGGGCACCTTTTACATTTTTACCGATTTTTATAGCGATGACAGCGGCGAAGCATTTTAAGGTAAATATGTATATTGCGGTTGCTGCAACAGCAGCTTTGGTGACACCGGAATGGACAGACATCGCCGGTAGGGTTGCTGACGGAGAAACAGTAACATTTTTAGGTGTGGCCTTGTCGCAGACAACCTATACATCTTCTGTTTTACCGGCGCTATTTTTAGTTTGGATTTTATCTTATTTAGAAAAATTCCTGAATAAAAAAATTCCGGATGTCATTAGTCCGTTGTTCGTTCCATTCTTTAGTATTCTCATTATGGTTCCGCTTGTTCTTTTAGTTATTGGACCATTGACCACTGGTGGTGCACATATGATTGCCAATGGCTATAATTATCTGGTTGATGTCTTCCCTGCCCTTGCCGGAGCCATTATTGGGGGATTCTGGCAGATTATTGTTATTTTTGGAATCCATTGGGGGATCACGCCAATGGTGCTGGCCAATTTTGAACAGTACGGCATGGACTCTTTCCAGGCATATCAAACCATTGCTGTAGTAGCACAGGTTGGGGCTGTCATTGGTGTTATGCTTAAAACCAAAAATAAGCAAACCAAAACGGTAAGTACATCCGCGGGAATCACCGGTATATTTGGGATTACCGAACCCGCTATTTATGGTGTAACATTAAGATTTAAGAAGCCATTTATCTTCGGATGTATTTCAGGTGCGATTGGTGCTATCGTAGCAAGTTTCTTTGATCCCAACTACTTTGCCTACGCCGGATTGCCTAGCCCGATCACGATGGTAAATGCGATTGATAGTGCATACCCAATGTCCATTTGGGGGATTGTCATCGGGGCTGTTATCGCAGTTATTTTACCAATTATCTTAATACAAATCTTCGGTTTTGGAGAAGATACGGCAAAACAAGCCGATGAAAAACTTGCGGCCGAAGAAGGTGCAAATAAAGGTAACGAAGCCGCAGAAAACGGTGCAAATGAGAATACGACGCAAAATGAGGAAGAAATTGCTTCCCCGCTTGGCGGAAAGTTACTGGCATTGTCCGAGGTTCCGGATGAAGTATTCAGTTCCGGTGCCATGGGGCAGGGAGTTGCGATTAAACCGGACGGGAACGAAGTCATTGCTCCGACTGATGGAGAGGTTGTATTTATTGCTCCATCCAAGCACGCAATAGGAATACGAACAACGAGTGGAGTAGAATTGTTGGTGCATGTCGGCTTAGAAACCGTTGAATTGAACGGAGAACCCTTTACGATCCACGTAGAAGATGGCCAGAAAGTCCATCAAGGGGATAACCTCATCACATTTGATCAAGACATGATCCGTGAAAAGGGGTTAGAGACAGTTACTCCTGTTATTATTACAAATATGGGGGAATTCGAGGAAATTATTACGGAAGATACCATGGAAATTAAAACAGGCGATAGACTATTTAGTGTTGTTAAGTAA
- a CDS encoding GntR family transcriptional regulator, whose translation MLKYQQIANEIESYIERHHIQQGEKLPVLESLIKEFDTSKSTIVKALDVLEKKGLIFQVRGSGIFVRRKKRKNYINLLSNQGFQKDLEKFDITSEVLQLEVHKPSEIVAQQLHIDRDQDVYYVKRIRYIEGEILCLEESYYNKAVVPYLNKEIATTSIFQYIEDGLSLKVGFSDMYLQIGKLTDKEASYLKLNSGDPKLTMESIFYLTNGTPFDYSTVIYNYNQAQFYILGTGI comes from the coding sequence ATGTTAAAGTATCAGCAAATCGCCAATGAAATTGAATCGTATATTGAAAGGCATCACATACAACAGGGAGAAAAACTCCCCGTACTCGAATCCTTAATCAAAGAATTCGACACAAGTAAAAGCACAATTGTAAAAGCATTGGACGTACTAGAAAAAAAGGGATTGATCTTTCAAGTACGGGGTAGCGGTATTTTTGTAAGAAGAAAGAAAAGAAAGAATTATATTAACCTGTTATCCAACCAAGGCTTTCAAAAGGATTTGGAGAAATTCGATATTACATCGGAAGTGCTCCAGCTCGAAGTCCATAAACCATCAGAAATCGTTGCCCAACAATTACATATTGACAGGGATCAGGATGTTTACTATGTAAAGCGAATACGGTATATAGAAGGAGAGATACTTTGCTTGGAGGAATCGTATTATAATAAGGCCGTGGTACCCTATTTAAATAAAGAAATTGCCACAACCTCCATTTTCCAATATATCGAGGATGGGCTAAGTTTAAAAGTTGGTTTTTCGGATATGTACCTGCAAATTGGTAAACTGACAGATAAGGAAGCAAGTTATTTGAAACTGAACAGTGGGGATCCAAAGCTTACAATGGAAAGCATCTTCTACCTGACAAATGGAACACCATTTGACTATTCCACGGTTATATACAACTATAATCAAGCCCAATTTTATATTTTGGGAACGGGAATTTAA
- a CDS encoding DinB family protein, with protein MNKNDLLVLNFKEVRRRSIKLWTAIPVEMMDWRPDSEAMSCKEMIRHVLEGEYLYHQILEKHVGETTIESHNPYESKTFTAINEELEFAKPYRNKFLKFIESLNSNDLTNIKIDRSDAGYTRYLGDMLLRIAYHESVHTGQLLDYLRTVGVQRPNIWD; from the coding sequence ATGAATAAAAATGATTTACTTGTGTTGAACTTTAAAGAGGTTCGTCGGCGGAGCATTAAATTATGGACGGCTATCCCTGTAGAAATGATGGACTGGCGCCCAGATTCAGAAGCAATGTCTTGCAAGGAAATGATAAGGCACGTACTTGAAGGGGAATATCTTTACCATCAAATTTTGGAAAAACATGTTGGTGAGACTACAATAGAGTCACATAATCCTTACGAATCAAAAACCTTTACCGCCATTAACGAAGAATTAGAATTCGCAAAACCATATCGGAATAAGTTCCTTAAATTCATAGAGTCATTAAATAGTAACGATCTAACAAATATAAAAATAGATCGGTCTGATGCCGGTTATACTCGTTATCTGGGGGATATGTTGTTAAGAATCGCTTATCATGAATCTGTCCATACAGGACAACTTCTTGATTATTTACGAACAGTAGGAGTTCAAAGACCAAATATATGGGACTGA
- a CDS encoding ArsR/SmtB family transcription factor: MGSRPDFSFIAKLMADSSRASMLDALLGLDGLPATELARKANISLQTASGHLTKLVEGNLVSVEKHGRHRYFRLASADVAQAIEALTVIAPPARINSLTDSSRAKKNKIARTCYDHLAGKLGVSITEAFAEKGYLLEDADDFLVTDNGEKFFYHFGIDIEVLRKKRRHFARKCLDWSERRYHLAGSLGNAVLVQLFDLGWIEKLPDRAVKITKRGESGLYETLGICITNDCL, translated from the coding sequence ATGGGAAGTAGACCTGATTTTTCGTTTATTGCAAAACTAATGGCTGATTCATCGCGGGCTTCCATGTTGGATGCTCTTCTTGGGCTTGATGGTCTTCCAGCGACCGAGTTAGCGAGGAAAGCGAACATCTCGTTGCAAACTGCTAGCGGTCATCTGACAAAGCTGGTAGAAGGAAATTTGGTTTCTGTAGAAAAACATGGTCGGCATCGTTACTTTCGACTGGCAAGTGCTGATGTTGCCCAAGCAATAGAAGCATTGACTGTTATTGCACCTCCTGCACGTATCAACTCATTGACGGATTCTTCGCGAGCAAAGAAAAATAAAATAGCCCGCACTTGTTATGATCACCTGGCTGGAAAACTTGGAGTATCTATAACAGAAGCCTTTGCGGAAAAAGGATATTTACTTGAGGATGCAGATGACTTTCTTGTAACGGATAATGGAGAGAAGTTTTTTTATCATTTTGGAATCGATATTGAAGTGTTACGAAAGAAAAGAAGGCATTTTGCTCGGAAATGTCTGGATTGGAGCGAAAGACGTTACCACCTTGCAGGGTCGTTGGGAAATGCCGTTTTAGTGCAATTGTTTGATCTAGGTTGGATTGAAAAGCTCCCTGATCGAGCTGTAAAGATTACAAAAAGGGGTGAATCTGGATTATATGAAACTTTAGGTATTTGTATTACTAACGACTGTCTGTAA
- a CDS encoding GNAT family N-acetyltransferase, which translates to MSTLTISALQSQEDILTAFPLMNQLRTHLDESTYLNLVTESKEKDMYRLFALYDQGEIVAVTGFKPMITLYYGRFVWVCDLVTDSSKRSNGYGEQLLSYVHKWAKENGYESVALSSGIKRIDAHRFYEERMDYDKVSYVFKKPLDSC; encoded by the coding sequence ATGAGTACTTTAACTATCAGCGCACTTCAATCTCAGGAGGATATCCTTACAGCATTTCCGTTAATGAATCAATTACGCACCCATCTTGATGAATCTACATATCTTAATTTGGTGACGGAATCCAAAGAAAAAGATATGTACAGATTATTTGCTTTGTATGATCAAGGAGAAATTGTTGCAGTCACTGGATTTAAACCTATGATAACCCTTTATTACGGACGTTTCGTGTGGGTATGTGATTTAGTTACTGATAGCAGTAAACGTTCAAACGGATATGGTGAACAACTTCTTTCTTATGTACATAAATGGGCTAAAGAAAATGGATACGAGAGTGTTGCTTTATCATCAGGAATAAAACGAATAGACGCTCACCGTTTTTATGAAGAAAGAATGGATTATGACAAGGTAAGTTATGTGTTTAAAAAGCCTTTGGACTCATGTTAA
- a CDS encoding GNAT family N-acetyltransferase has protein sequence MEFRLATLSDIDQLIKMRWDFTLEDADYGSLVKEEDYEAFRGECYHFLSKAIQSNDWFIWVAVHHGKIVSHIYIELIQKVPRPGRVTYPFAFMTNVYTIPEVRGKGIGGQLIAKVNEWSKEQKNEFIIVWPSETSIDFYKRNGYQHCQEPMEFLH, from the coding sequence ATGGAGTTTAGGCTTGCAACACTGAGCGATATTGATCAACTTATCAAAATGAGATGGGATTTTACGTTGGAAGATGCGGATTATGGTAGTCTTGTAAAAGAAGAAGATTATGAAGCATTTAGAGGCGAATGTTATCATTTTCTATCGAAAGCAATTCAAAGTAATGATTGGTTTATCTGGGTAGCGGTGCATCATGGGAAAATTGTTTCGCACATATATATTGAATTGATACAAAAAGTACCTAGACCGGGCAGAGTCACTTATCCATTTGCCTTTATGACGAATGTTTATACGATACCTGAGGTACGAGGGAAGGGAATTGGAGGTCAGTTGATTGCCAAGGTGAATGAATGGTCCAAAGAGCAAAAAAACGAATTTATTATCGTTTGGCCGAGTGAGACAAGTATAGATTTCTATAAAAGGAATGGGTATCAACATTGCCAAGAGCCGATGGAATTTTTACATTAA